The genomic stretch GCTTGAGGGCAGACGTATTTGTCGCGACAACCGCATTGAACTGCAAAATCCTGAAGCCGATTTCCTTTGCCTTCGCAAGGCAATCCTTCACGAGAAATTCACCGATGTGCTGGCCACGCTTGTTCTTCTTCACCGCATAGCTCGCGTTTGAAATG from uncultured Fibrobacter sp. encodes the following:
- a CDS encoding GNAT family N-acetyltransferase, which codes for ISNASYAVKKNKRGQHIGEFLVKDCLAKAKEIGFRILQFNAVVATNTSALKLYKKLGFTQLGVIPKGFLLKDGSYEDIIPHYIEL